The window AGGCCATCGTGTTCCTCGCCAGCGAACGGTGCGGTTATGCCACCGGAGCGGTCCTCTCCGTGGATGGCGGATACACGGCCCAGTGAGCCGGCCCCGGTGCTGCAGCTGGTGGGCATCCACAAATCCTTCCCGGGCGTCCACGCCCTCCGAGGGGTCAGCCTGGACCTGCGGCCCGGGGAGGTCCACATCCTCCTCGGGGAGAACGGGGCCGGGAAATCCACCCTCCTCAAGATCGCGGGCGGTGCCCTATTGAAGGACGCGGGGCAGATCCACGTGTACGGCCGTCGGGTGGAGCTCCGCAGCGTCCAGCACGCGCGCCAACTCGGCATCGGGATGGTCCACCAGGAACTCAGCCTCGTCCCGGACCTCTCCGTGGCGGAAAACCTCCAACTCGGGCAGTGGCCCCGGCGCCGGCTGGGCCTCGTGGACTGGAAGGAGGTGCGGGCCCGGGCCCGGCGGGTGCTCGGGGATCTGGAAGTCCCTCTGGATCCGGACCGGCCCGTCCGGGATCTTTCCATCGCGGAACGGCAACTGGTGGAGATCGCCCGGGTCCTCGGCCTGGAGGTGCGGATCCTGCTCCTGGACGAACCCACCTCTGCCCTGCCGGAGGGCGACCGGAAGCGGCTGTTCCGGATTCTCCGAGAGCTGCGCAACCGCGGGGTTGCAGTGGTGTACACGAGCCACCGGCTCGCGGAGGTGTGGGAGATCGGGGACCGGGTGACGGTCCTGCGGGACGGACAGGCGGCCGGGACGTTCCCGGTCCAGGAGGTGGACGAATCCCTGCTCGTGCGGCTGATGGTGGGACGGACCCTGCAGGAGCACTTTCCTAAGGCGCAGGCTCCCCTAGGCCCTCCGGTGCTGGAGATCTCGGAGCTCCATGCGGGCATCCTCTCGGGCGTGAGCGTACAGATCCGGGCCGGGGAGATCGTGGGGGTGTTCGGGCTCCGGGGCAGCGGCCGTTCCACCCTGGCCCGGGCCCTGTTCGGTCTAGAGCGGATCCGGTCCGGCACCGTCCGGATCGACGGCCGACCCGTGGAGATCCGCAGTCCCCAGGACGCCATCCGGGCGGGGCTCGGGTACCTCACGGAGGACCGCCGGGAAGGCCTCGTCCCTCTCCTGCCTGTGCCCCCGAACA is drawn from Armatimonadota bacterium and contains these coding sequences:
- a CDS encoding sugar ABC transporter ATP-binding protein, giving the protein MADTRPSEPAPVLQLVGIHKSFPGVHALRGVSLDLRPGEVHILLGENGAGKSTLLKIAGGALLKDAGQIHVYGRRVELRSVQHARQLGIGMVHQELSLVPDLSVAENLQLGQWPRRRLGLVDWKEVRARARRVLGDLEVPLDPDRPVRDLSIAERQLVEIARVLGLEVRILLLDEPTSALPEGDRKRLFRILRELRNRGVAVVYTSHRLAEVWEIGDRVTVLRDGQAAGTFPVQEVDESLLVRLMVGRTLQEHFPKAQAPLGPPVLEISELHAGILSGVSVQIRAGEIVGVFGLRGSGRSTLARALFGLERIRSGTVRIDGRPVEIRSPQDAIRAGLGYLTEDRREGLVPLLPVPPNITLASLARFVRRGLLDRAAEQDVALRLMEALAIHPPILWRPALHFSGGNQQKILLARWLASGARVLVLDEPTRGIDVGAKSEVFALVGRLVQQGVGILLLSSEIPELLAVADRILVLRSGRLTAEFPAREATQEAILRAATELKEAVSP